ACAGGAGGCGGTTGACAGCGGCTATGCTGATCTGGTGGCCTTCGGGCGTCCTTTTGTCAGCAATCCTGACCTTGTCCGCCGCCTGAAGGAAAATGCCCCGCTTGCTCTCTGGCGGGATGACAAGCTTTATGGCGGCGGCGCGGAAGGGTATCTTGATTATCCGGCGCTTGACTGAATAAGATAAAAGCCTGCATTTTAAAAATGCAGGCTTTTGTTTCAGGCGGCAATGTCAATCAGGCCGCATTCGCCGCCCTCGGTGCCAAAGGCAAGGCGATAGCCCTGTGTGTCCCAGTTGAGCGAGGAAACAGCGCTTTTCCCCGGACGGCGCAGCAGCACTTCCTTCTGGTCGGCAAAGCGCACAAACAAAATCATGCCGTCATTGAAACCGATCGCCACCATATCCTCTTCCGGATGGCAGGAAACAGCGGTGACCAGCGCGTCCGCCCGCGTTCCAAGCTCAAGCGGCGCTTTGCCCATCGGGCCGTCCTTGCCGGTGAATGGCCAGACAATCGCCGCTGCCGCGCCGGATGTCGCCAGCCAGCGCCCCTTTGCCGCCCATGACCAGCTTCTGGCCTTGGCCGGATAGCCCGACATGCGCAGGTGCTGCCCGTCAGCCAGCCGCCAGCCATGCAGGGCGTTTTCCTGCATGGCGGTGATGACATAGCGGCCATCGGGCGAAAACGTCACGGCGTTATGCGCGCCTTTCCATTCCAGTTCCGCCGGGGCGGATTGTGTTTCCGGCCAGTGCAGCGTCACGCCGTGATAGCGGGCAACGGCAATGCGCAGGCCTTTCGGGGCAAAGGCCACCCCCTCGACACTGCGCTGATGTTCAAACTGCCGCAAGTCT
This is a stretch of genomic DNA from Candidatus Tokpelaia hoelldoblerii. It encodes these proteins:
- a CDS encoding WD repeat-containing protein (bhsal04400) — its product is MPTLAPLDLDTHCLLAGFVDDNPFFALADGSIHWSGDGRKAVSAHDGLASAAIALDGYSLVTGGEDGRVCRVDAQGGVEEIAAIGRKWITALACGPQKAIAFASGRTMFAKSGKDLRQFEHQRSVEGVAFAPKGLRIAVARYHGVTLHWPETQSAPAELEWKGAHNAVTFSPDGRYVITAMQENALHGWRLADGQHLRMSGYPAKARSWSWAAKGRWLATSGAAAAIVWPFTGKDGPMGKAPLELGTRADALVTAVSCHPEEDMVAIGFNDGMILFVRFADQKEVLLRRPGKSAVSSLNWDTQGYRLAFGTEGGECGLIDIAA